GGAAGATTATAAAACACTTCGTCAAATACTACATTAGCAGTAAAATTACATGTCTTCCCGTTATCGCCTTCTATTAAAATATGCAACCCATCTGGAGAAGTGACTCTTGAAACGGCAACATACAGCTGTCCGTGAGAAAATGCAGGTCTTGGCAAGAAAAGCCCAACGGTCTGAAGTGATTGACCTTGGCTTTTGTTTATTGTCATTGCGAAACTGATTTGCAGAGGGAATTGAATTCTCTTGAAAACAAAAGGAAAGTGTGTATCAGTCGGTTCCATCTCGATCTTTGGTATTAGAACCTTTGTACCTACATGGGATCATGTTAACAGTTGGCACTCCACACTGTTCTTCAAATATTTTGTCAAAACCATTCGTGTACCATTACACAAACCCATTATCTGGTTAAGATTCCTCAACAACATGACTACAACTCCTGCCTTTAATTTCAAATCATGCTTCAGAATGGAAGGCATATTAATTGAATTGAGATACTCAATTGGGAAAGAAGATTCATAGTCATTATCATCGTTTTCTGCCTCAGTATCAATAGAATATTGGCTAAGGTAAGAATGCATGATACCTGGAATTAGATTTAAAACATGAGATTTTACTTTAAAAGGACATtttcgattaattatttattttggtatttgcataatttaacataaaatttaaaatacgtatatcctctccaaataggcatgaatttaattgacataTCAAAATTGAAAAGCCATATCTagtaaaatattttcaaaaatatttttcaaaatatatttatattttaaatataaatacaagagatattttaatttgctgaaaatcaaaatatatatttttaaaggAATATACTCCAAAACAATGAGATCGTAAAAGAATTATCGGAAATATGATCTTCCTTAGGCTCTCTTCCAATATTAATAAGGCAATAATTTGAAAaagaaatatcagaacttggatattctttagaaggctcatgataaatttatttcaaaaacagatatttttaaaagggataaaatatatatattttactccataaacatttataaatccaaagatatatttttaaacccttagaaattaatatttgataaaggaatattaatatctcattttatCCCCCTCCTCATATTTTTCCAAATCATTTTCTCTCGtatctcaaatatattatttatctagagaaaatacttttaaatacttaaaaatattttccacactctcaaaatattttatatttaaggaaatatattctaagtatttatTTTAGCCCAAACTGAGCCAACAAGGTCTATCTGCTTTCATAAAAGatcgttcatattttatttggaaccGAACCCTGATTTAATcgttttaaatccaaataaaatacttccacttactagaaaatcttgaaacttaagatttgtcacttaaatggtattttctaagcATGGTtaaagtttcataatttttgagaaattttgtcCGGGTATGATTTTTCTGAGTGTTGACCTAGACTTTGACCGAGCGTTTGACCAAGCTACCTTTGACTAaaattgaccaaaacttgcagatcatcattttatgatatttagttaattatcatatttttggttatatttattaaagggttttcaaagtcgttatatttaatggtgctaattacctaattaactaagtaattaatgattaattgaaaaagctaaaaaccattattatataattaataattgttgggatttttcttgtttttcctatATGCAAGTAGCAAACTAACACAccttatcctccatgtcatcaatccacacTATTGTCTTCATCCACCATTCAATTTAGTTCAATCTCAACCACTCCATTGACCTAATCCCTTCTATAAATAAACACCCACCCCCCCCCCCCACCATTTTTTTACACAAGCTAAGAGCTAAATAATTGTTGGGCATTTTCAAGAAGTATTCTCTCTACACACTCTCTAATATCCAAACCCAAATACTTCATCTCAAAAATCTTCTCCCttacaaatatatatcatatattcaaggtTTTTGATCTTAAAGCTTAGTTCCACCAACCAAGCTCCATCAACCCAAGCAAATCTCATCCATACCACTTTCttgcctcccgaagggctgcccaagttcgaccaacaaGCCAAAATCTGGCCGAACCTCCagcgaatttttccggcgaacttttccgttCATCACTTAAAAGTGGTAAACCTCTTAGCTTTCATCTGAGTCTTAACCGACCACacttaatattcatataagaagcTTAGTAACACCTTCTCTTCATCTCTACAAGCTCTTATATAGAATAACTTAAAGAAAAACAAATTCGTACAAGGATTGTTTTCTATAGATTATACACTTCTAAGCACGAAGTGATAATTTCATACAACGCTTGGTTTATATTCCTAACTAGCACCTTTATTGTTTCTTGGGAATTAAATTACAAAGCTAGaattttattctttaaacttaaacgcacttattttggccatatattaatatattcgttataattgtttaacaagactTAAGCGACTTCCTTTACTAACACGtttagtgttccgtgggaaaaacttaaggcttatattatacatatatctatatatacatatttattatatttagttaaaagatttaagtgaattcccttaccagcacctctagtgtttcgtgggaaaatATTAAAGCTTTTAAGTAAATTTAAGTATTTATATAATCATATAAGAATTAAGCGACTTCCCTTACTAGCACCTTCagtgtttcgtgggaaaaacttaaagcttatattgtattatatatatacatatataaactgtgctaatataatttaaactatgctcttatattgttttgatatattgtgtttaaatTACGCACCTTTTGTTTTCTCGGCCAAATATTTTATAAGTACAAACAGTTAAAGAATAAGTGTAACGTTCTCGAGTTATAAAAGTCTACACACGACTATATTAAACgagaaattattttatcaaagatcCGAAAGCTATAATGCTTCATCAAggacttgatatatttattactttggaaataagatatatattttttaaaatgaagTAAAACCAAGTATACTTTAACATTCACTTAATCTAAAGAAAAGTATACATTAATAttcttttaagaatatttgttcatcatcCGGTCTAGTTAAGTGTATTACTAGTCCAAACTCTTTTTATATATAACGGGTATTGTTTCGTAGATATCTTCTTCTTCGTTTTGCAGTGAGGTGAAGTatagtgaggtgattctcgttctaagacccaagtcatggacgtactaacggggagttagtagtctttgcaccgtgagaaagaggaaagacccaagactaactactgagatccaagaccggcaaaatCTTAGAAGTACAAAGACTACACCAAGGGTTCTatatcaactttgaagaaataacagGGTGTTATTATCTAAGATAGGTTGTGTAGGTTTGCACATTTATTTCGAGCTGGTAACCCggagttacgcaccaagacaaatatttgtggggttgtaaaggcttctccgcctacgtAAGGAGCGAGGTTATTTTAAGAGAAAAACTCGGGTCCTGGAGAagagctcggggactggacgtaggggtgagcgaatctataagaggttgcgccatcgcgaaccaggataaatctctcgtatggtattttcttccttgtcttttatttctgcatatataatctgcattggtaaaatatttaaaacgggataaatatttttaaaacgccataataatttttaaattggtaattaagctattcaaccccctttctagcttaaaatagcccttttacaggacctaataattggtatccGAGCAGTgttttttaacgtgtttgttaagtgatttgcagatttacaggcacaacaaaaagtgatccgaAATGGCGTATCTAAATACCATCGgctgtggtgaaggtctatctagctctcGCCCTCCTCTATATGATGGCACCAACTTTGGAACATGGAAAATGAGGTTTCACATCTATGCTAGAACTCAAGGAATCAGAGTTTGGATGGCCAAAGAAGATGGAGTCGTTATTCCTACCAAAACggttgatgacatcatcatcgaaaagaaggttagtgaatataTCGCAATAAATAAAGAAAGAATGAATATAGTTCCTAAGGTAAAAATGGTACTCACAAGTGCACGTGctgaaaaagaatataaaagagtaaataattgcaagtcagCACAAGAAATATGGGATAAATTAGTGGTTACCTACGAAGGAACCATGGATATAAAAGATTCTTAAATGGACACTttgatccaagaatacgagaactttaaactccaagaaggagaaaatatcatcgacaTGGAAACTAGATTCACTCGCATTGTCGATGAACTATCTCAACTCGAAAAGAGTTATACACAAAATGAAAATAACCGAAGAGTTCTTAAATCATTACCTCCATGTTGGAAGGTTAAAGTAACCACAATCAAAGAGATGCACAATCTCAATGATTACAAAATAGATAATCTATTTGGAAATCTTCGTGCATACGAAGAAGATAATTTATAAGAAAAAGTCATTCGAAAAGTGGAAgacaaaaagaaaaatatggctatAAAATCTATACTAATAGATGAAAAAGAAAACGACGATGAATTAAATGAAGAAATCCAAAATCTCAATGAAAGTGAAATTGTTTTACTTACGAGACAACtacgtcgtgtgcttcaaagaaaagctcaaagatacggaaaaggcttccttaaatcaaataatcaacaaagagtttttaactctaatggaaggccaaattactctcaaaattacaCTCCTAACTATAAGATTAATTTTTCGTCAACAAGCTATAATAAAAGCAAAGGTATGCAAAATACTAATATCTATAATAGGAACACTCCTACTTACACTCCTCCCAAGCAAAAAAAATAAAACACGAAGGAAATACAAGAGGTGTGTTATGAATATAAACAATCCGGTCACTTAAAACGAGAATGCCCTAAACTTATAAAAGGATGATCTCTCGTGGCCGAGAATGGGTGGGATTTAAGTGAATATGAAGAAGCTCCGAAAGCTAGTGAAGAAATTATAAATCTATGCGTAATGGCTATCGGGGATGCATCTAATTCAAAGGAAATCTACacttcaaatcaagaggtaaccCTGTCTTCAAACTTCATTCAATTACATGAATCTAATTTGAATCTTGTAGATATTAGTAATCATAATTTAATTGAACTTTTGGTAAACATTAACAACAAGTATAAAGATCTTGACAAAAGATATCATCTATTATGGTTCGAGAAAATGAAACTCGAGGAAATACATTATAATCAAAGTAAAGAGtttactcggatgatggactcaaaagtccaaTTTGAAGATGAAATTTCATCTCTAAATAATCAACCCCACTTACTAAAAATTGATAATAATACTCACAAGGAAAATATTCTTAAACTAGAAGTGGAAAATGTATCATTAATTTTCCAATATGAAGAAATAGAAAATGAGaagttacaaataaatgaaaatatttgtaaacttcatgTTGAGTTGTTGAACTTAAATATACAAAACGAGTCACTCACTCAAGAAAGTTCAACAATTAAATCTCAAATAAACAATCTTGAAAAAGAGAAAGAGCTATAAcaaaccaatgagcttaaagaaAAAGATTTAGAATTAGAAGCTCAATGGTTAAAACAAGAAAATTCCAAGCTCATatctcaagttaaggatcaagaaatatttcttaacaacaagattgattccttaaacaaagaaaaaaagaaaatcttgaaattgttattcaaagatttacaaaaggcaatgaGATATTAAATAAAATGGTGCATTCTAAAAATTCCTTTAACCATGAAAGTTGTTCAACATCATGAGCAAACTAAAAGTGATGTTCCTAAATTACTTACATTTATATGTTCTTTCTACAATAGACAAGGACATACCGTTTCATATTGTAACTTTAAAAATGGTGAATTTAAAGGAAACCGTTTCATATTGTAACTTTAAAAATGGTGAATTTAAAGGAAAGCATATATGGGTTCGAAAAGGATATAAGTCATCCAAAAATTTTGAAAAGAATGTATTCCATCCTAAGGTAGCTAATAACAATCAAAGGCAACCTAGATCTCAATTCTTTCAACCACCTATTAGGTTTGAAGATAATAAACCAAAATATCATGGCATCTTTCCTAGAAATAATGTGTATTATCCAAATGATAGAAGCATGATAAATCAACATGGAAACTCTAAAAATTATGCTAGTACAAGAAGATCAAAATTAAATACCATATATCCATGGGGAACACTTTATAATATTAGGAATATTGCATCTAGAAATCTCTATATGAATGACAATGCTTATCCAATGCCTAGATTTTTCCATGCAAATTCAAATGTTATTTATGATATACTAACCCCAGGATCCTCAAGACAAAAGGGTACCTATGTATTTAGTTGATCTATTTTGTAGGTTTGCCTCACTGCTAAGAAAGACTtttggtaccttgatagtggatgttcgagacatatgaccggtaataagtcactcttgaacaataTTAAAAAGGTCACTGCTGGAAGTGTCACGTTCGGAGATAGCAGTAAAGGTATCATTATTGGCATCGGTGACATCGGGAATAAGCACTTTAAGATATCCGACGTACAACTAGTCATGGGACTAAAGTACAACCTTCTCTCGATAAGTCAACTTTGCGATAATGGAAATAAGGTAATTTTCTATCCTACTCATTGTTCTATTCTTAATAAAGATAGAAAATTAGTCCTTACGTGTCCTCAAGACAAAAAAATCTATATATGTGACATGAGTAAGCATGTTAATATGTGCCTAATCACTATTATAGATGACATTGGTTGTgacatcgaagattaggacacggaaacatgaagttgattaaaaatatattaacTAAAGAATATGTACAAGGAATactaaaattaaattataaaaaggaTCACATATGTGAAGCTTGTGAAATTGGCAAACAAATACGAGCCTCTCATAAAGCAAAATTTATGGTATCTATATCACGACCTCTTGAGCTTTTATACATGGATCTATCGGTTCAGTCCCTGTACAAAGCCTCGGAGGATgttctgaaaggaatatgtcctaagtccaatcatgtattaggatttaggaataacttttatgtaatctgttttgatttcattgatattaataaaagacttgttttgtttttattacgggctctatctatttaagtgtttaaataagatataccatagtttagagtaaagatttttatggattatgatgagatcataatagtgaggcctaaaaagatgataactctaaacttaaatagttcctggtcataggattactaattggtaattaataatccgcaaagatcggtacatactatgcttgcttcattatgaaggatgtctgttctcatagacatttgtgtggtgacactatagctagtatgtaggtgcttattatagaataagtttactgaacatgactcgcacagctgaacaactgatggagttcactcacgtgtcaacagttgttcacatagtaatagttgtacaagtatccttagacttgaggtcatcatagtcatcttgtgtacactgaactatgctttggtttagttcttagtctccgaattatttttaaaggttagattcgatccctcgaatttttattcacgatttatatgcttttatttggattttgtatgtgcaaaagtgtttttccatgaccccgctgcgttaaaaatccatcaatggtatcagagcataggttgtatgcatatagatctgtggtaaaaatttcaaaattttatgtgcttgtatgaattaattatgatttttacaagttatatcatggattaattttgtctgatgagaaatcatttctcagaataattttgagtgttgatttgggttctacaagtgttgtagatcgtctgggtatttttttcataattttaggatgtatagattttttattatgaatttttgaagttcttgtaattaaaattcataattaaataagtataaatatatgtatatatagtatatatatgttttgtatTGTCTGTACTTTGTCTGTGTCTGCTGTACTACTGCTGCTGCACGGAGGAAAAGCACAGAACAGGTAGGTCTGAC
This genomic interval from Apium graveolens cultivar Ventura chromosome 8, ASM990537v1, whole genome shotgun sequence contains the following:
- the LOC141680089 gene encoding uncharacterized protein LOC141680089, with the translated sequence MAYLNTIGCGEGLSSSRPPLYDGTNFGTWKMRFHIYARTQGIRVWMAKEDGVVIPTKTVDDIIIEKKVSEYIAINKERMNIVPKVKMVLTSARAEKEYKRVNNCKSAQEIWDKLVVTYEGTMDIKDS